Proteins encoded together in one Impatiens glandulifera chromosome 1, dImpGla2.1, whole genome shotgun sequence window:
- the LOC124944848 gene encoding psbQ-like protein 3, chloroplastic, translating into MAAMNSNILTFNYSVSSTEPTSNLSPTLPSSLISPSPLSTAIVKCPGIRSQLQTRVSDSNISIANNNGRRRRSALLSLAGVLFTVVTTTSSANAGISKANKVNQNYLILMKVLFSLSSEGRSSVAFELRMTVPDQTPEEAEAVVKSDADNLIMGVKDLAMMANLETRKEKQKTMRKSAAVLKQDLYTIIQGKPGKDRPELRRLYTVLFNGVTNLEYAARDNDVEGVQMFMDSIVRTLNEILSRIL; encoded by the exons ATGGCGGCCATGAATTCCAACATCCTCACCTTCAATTATTCAGTCTCGTCAACAGAACCCACCTCCAATCTCTCTCCCACGCTTCCATCATCATTAATATCACCATCCCCTCTCTCTACAGCTATAGTAAAATGCCCAGGAATCAGATCTCAATTACAGACTAGGGTTTCTGATTCCAACATCTCTATTGCTAATAataatggaagaagaagaagatctgCACTCCTCAGCCTTGCCGGCGTACTCTTCACCGTCGTTACCACTACCTCGTCAGCCAACGCCGGAATCAGTAAAGCCAATAAggtaaatcaaaat tatttgattctcATGAAGGTGCTTTTTTCGCTTTCGAGTGAGGGTCGTTCTTCTGTAGCTTTCGAGTTAAGAATGACTGTGCCAGATCAGACCCCGGAAGAGGCGGAGGCCGTGGTAAAGTCCGATGCGGATAACCTAATTATGGGCGTGAAGGATCTCGCAATGATGGCAAATTTGGAGACAAGAAAAGAGAAACAAAAAACAATGCGGAAGAGTGCGGCGGTGCTAAAGCAGGATTTGTATACTATAATTCAGGGAAAGCCTGGAAAAGATCGGCCTGAGCTCCGACGACTTTATACAGTATTGTTTAATGGTGTGACAAATTTGGAATATGCCGCTAGGGATAATGATGTTGAAGGAGTACAAATGTTTATGGATAGTATAGTGAGGACACTTAATGAAATTTTGTCTAGAAtattgtga